A single Sporomusaceae bacterium DNA region contains:
- the dtd gene encoding D-aminoacyl-tRNA deacylase → MRAVVQRTDAASVTVGGNQVAAVGRGLTVFLGVGDGDGEADVRYLAEKIVNLRIFPDDQGKMNLSLREVAGELLVVSQFTLYGDCRKGRRPGFDAAAPPAVAQQLYEKFIAFCRDTGVKTASGQFQAEMIVKLENHGPVTMLLDSGRLF, encoded by the coding sequence GTGAGGGCGGTGGTGCAGCGCACCGACGCCGCGTCGGTGACGGTCGGCGGTAACCAGGTAGCGGCAGTAGGCCGCGGCCTTACCGTATTTCTCGGCGTCGGCGACGGCGACGGCGAAGCGGACGTCCGCTACCTGGCGGAAAAAATTGTCAATCTGCGCATTTTTCCCGATGATCAGGGTAAAATGAATCTGTCCCTCCGGGAGGTGGCCGGCGAATTGCTGGTCGTTTCGCAGTTTACCCTTTACGGCGACTGCCGCAAAGGCCGTCGGCCGGGGTTCGACGCCGCCGCTCCGCCGGCCGTAGCCCAGCAACTATACGAAAAGTTCATCGCCTTCTGCCGGGACACCGGAGTAAAGACCGCAAGCGGCCAATTCCAGGCCGAAATGATCGTAAAACTTGAAAATCACGGGCCGGTAACCATGCTGCTCGACAGCGGCCGCCTGTTTTAA
- a CDS encoding MBL fold metallo-hydrolase: MKIVKLEVGSLGTNCYIVSDEETREAAVIDPGGSVAEILAVVGREKLTVKYIINTHGHADHVLGNMRVKEATGAPILIHEADAGMLTSGQLNLSAWIGGSVSCGPADTLLKEGDVIKVAAGLELTVIHTPGHTPGCICLKTDGVLFSGDTLFAESIGRTDFPGGSYSQLITNVKEKLLVLDDSVKVYPGHGPETSIGWEKKMNPFIQ, from the coding sequence GTGAAAATTGTCAAACTGGAAGTCGGCAGCCTCGGCACGAACTGCTACATCGTCTCTGACGAAGAGACAAGAGAGGCGGCGGTAATCGATCCCGGCGGCAGCGTGGCTGAAATCCTCGCCGTCGTCGGCAGGGAGAAACTTACCGTCAAGTATATCATCAATACCCACGGGCATGCCGACCATGTGCTGGGCAACATGCGCGTCAAGGAGGCCACAGGCGCCCCCATCCTTATCCACGAGGCCGACGCCGGCATGCTTACAAGCGGGCAGCTCAACCTGTCGGCCTGGATCGGCGGCAGCGTTTCCTGCGGCCCGGCCGACACGCTGCTAAAAGAGGGCGACGTCATCAAGGTCGCCGCCGGCCTCGAACTGACCGTCATCCACACCCCCGGCCACACGCCGGGCTGCATCTGCCTGAAGACCGACGGCGTTCTCTTCAGCGGCGACACGCTGTTCGCCGAGTCGATCGGCCGCACCGATTTCCCCGGCGGCTCGTACAGCCAGCTTATCACCAACGTCAAAGAAAAGCTCCTCGTCCTCGACGACAGCGTAAAAGTCTACCCCGGACACGGACCGGAGACGAGCATCGGCTGGGAGAAGAAGATGAACCCGTTCATCCAATAG
- a CDS encoding AI-2E family transporter produces the protein MKIVVVLAAFYLLSKVTPIYLPIILAIVFAFIINPLVNHLVRLRIGRRSLVPHGLAVALSIVVAIGVLAAIVSFIFSPFVSEFNRLIVNLPVLIQKIQALTGRLEEQASSINLPANIRLMIDQILSSAASYAVTIGRRALGATVGFASQVVELVVVPVLTYYFLKDWRELKLSTLEALPPDWRDKGRVIVEEMGATVSGYIRGQAVVSVVMGCLAFAGMYFLGVDYPLVFGLLTALTETIPIIGPIIGAAPAVFLAYLAAPELAVKVVIFFLVIHQLENHIIVPKIMGKSIDLHPVTVIISLLIGGQLMGVVGMILAVPAAALLKVLYRHLWHYE, from the coding sequence ATGAAAATAGTCGTTGTTCTGGCGGCGTTCTATCTGCTCAGCAAGGTTACGCCGATTTACCTGCCGATTATCCTCGCCATCGTCTTCGCCTTCATCATCAATCCGCTGGTAAATCATCTCGTCCGTTTGCGGATCGGCCGTCGCTCCCTGGTGCCTCACGGCCTGGCGGTAGCATTGTCGATCGTCGTTGCCATCGGTGTACTGGCGGCGATTGTGAGCTTTATCTTTTCCCCGTTCGTCAGCGAGTTCAACCGGTTGATCGTCAACCTGCCGGTACTGATACAGAAAATCCAGGCTTTGACAGGGCGGCTTGAGGAACAGGCCAGTTCCATAAACCTGCCGGCCAACATCCGGCTGATGATTGACCAGATATTGTCGAGCGCCGCCTCCTACGCCGTCACGATCGGCCGCAGGGCCCTCGGCGCCACCGTGGGCTTTGCCTCCCAGGTCGTGGAGCTCGTGGTCGTTCCGGTGCTGACGTACTATTTTCTTAAAGACTGGCGGGAACTGAAACTGTCGACACTCGAAGCGCTGCCGCCCGACTGGCGGGATAAGGGACGCGTCATCGTCGAGGAGATGGGGGCGACGGTCAGCGGCTATATTCGCGGCCAGGCGGTCGTCAGCGTCGTAATGGGCTGTCTTGCCTTCGCCGGCATGTACTTTCTGGGAGTCGACTACCCGCTCGTCTTCGGACTGCTGACCGCCCTCACCGAAACCATCCCGATAATCGGCCCGATCATCGGCGCCGCTCCTGCGGTATTCCTGGCCTATCTTGCCGCGCCCGAGCTGGCGGTAAAGGTCGTCATCTTTTTCCTGGTGATCCACCAGCTCGAAAATCATATCATCGTGCCCAAGATCATGGGCAAATCGATCGATCTTCACCCAGTGACGGTCATCATCAGCCTGCTTATCGGCGGACAGCTGATGGGGGTCGTGGGCATGATCCTGGCGGTGCCGGCGGCGGCCCTGCTGAAAGTGCTCTACAGGCATCTGTGGCACTACGAGTGA
- a CDS encoding Fur family transcriptional regulator — protein MSITMADLRQKFRDRQYKLTSQRQTILQAFLDHPDRHLSAEDVYTIVRQRAPEIGLATVYRTLELFGELEIVQRLDFGDGRQRYEINETSTPHHHHHLICLNCGKVKEFGDDLLETLETAIAKRSKFAIVDHQLKFYGYCQECQKRREG, from the coding sequence ATGAGCATCACAATGGCCGATCTGCGGCAGAAGTTCCGCGACCGCCAGTACAAGCTGACATCGCAGCGTCAGACTATCCTTCAGGCTTTCCTCGATCACCCCGACCGGCACCTTTCGGCCGAGGATGTTTACACCATCGTCCGCCAGCGGGCGCCTGAGATCGGCCTGGCGACCGTCTACCGCACCCTCGAGTTGTTCGGCGAACTTGAAATCGTCCAGCGGCTGGATTTCGGCGACGGCCGGCAACGCTACGAGATCAACGAGACCAGCACCCCCCACCACCATCATCATCTCATCTGTCTTAACTGCGGCAAGGTGAAGGAATTCGGCGACGACCTGCTGGAAACGCTGGAGACGGCCATCGCCAAACGGAGCAAATTCGCCATTGTCGACCACCAGTTGAAATTCTACGGCTATTGCCAGGAGTGCCAGAAGCGACGTGAAGGTTAA
- the hemZ gene encoding coproporphyrinogen dehydrogenase HemZ: MKVNGYYLPAADGGLAGAVADAAALFALPAAGVLADGDIAAQLPAGDVFIRNTVTDGTDRSVITEVFFWREAGVLGCHSRRKRAADGEAGSVQRLVRLNLHAILQRLTGRSPGPWGILRGVRPIKIVHRLLDNGLTPAAAAERLAADYAVDRDKARLLADIGLRQRSFLHAGPEGRRLVSVYVSVPYCPSRCLYCSFPANVLPADHAKVAAFLSALEADIAAAAELIARWGLTAETVYIGGGTPTSLGDADFARLLAKVRGAFVSGATREFTVEAGRPDCITDGKVAAMAAAGVTRVSVNPQTMQEKTLKLIGRNHTVRDIIVMFRKIRSAAIPVINMDIIAGLPEETEQDMAATMASIAALAPDNITVHTLAIKRGSRLAAGQEDVTLPDERTTAAMLAIAADGAGSLGLVPYYLYRQKHMTGNLENVGYARPGAECLYNIQIIEERQTIIGVGPAAATKAVAADHRLDSSYNPKDVDTYIANINHYIRRREALIAALFSR, encoded by the coding sequence GTGAAGGTTAACGGGTATTACCTGCCGGCTGCCGACGGGGGACTGGCCGGTGCGGTGGCGGACGCCGCCGCGCTGTTCGCCCTCCCCGCCGCCGGTGTTTTAGCGGACGGCGATATTGCCGCCCAGCTCCCTGCAGGCGACGTTTTTATCCGCAACACAGTGACAGACGGAACGGACAGGTCGGTCATAACCGAGGTTTTTTTCTGGCGCGAAGCAGGAGTGTTGGGTTGCCACAGCAGGCGGAAGAGGGCGGCAGACGGGGAGGCCGGATCCGTTCAGCGGCTTGTGCGCCTCAACCTGCATGCAATTTTGCAACGGCTCACCGGACGCAGTCCGGGGCCGTGGGGCATCCTGCGCGGCGTGCGGCCGATAAAGATCGTGCATCGTTTACTGGACAACGGGCTCACGCCCGCGGCGGCGGCTGAAAGGCTCGCCGCCGACTACGCCGTCGACCGGGACAAAGCGCGCCTCCTCGCCGATATCGGCCTCAGGCAGCGTTCTTTCCTGCACGCCGGACCGGAAGGCCGCCGCCTGGTGAGCGTTTACGTCAGCGTGCCGTATTGCCCCTCGCGGTGTCTGTACTGCTCGTTTCCCGCCAACGTGCTGCCCGCCGACCATGCAAAGGTGGCGGCTTTTTTGAGCGCCCTTGAGGCCGACATCGCCGCCGCCGCCGAGCTTATCGCCCGCTGGGGGCTTACGGCCGAGACGGTGTACATCGGCGGCGGGACCCCGACCAGCCTTGGCGACGCCGACTTTGCCCGGCTGCTTGCGAAGGTGCGCGGGGCTTTTGTCAGCGGCGCCACGCGCGAGTTTACCGTCGAAGCCGGCCGACCCGACTGCATCACCGACGGCAAGGTTGCGGCGATGGCGGCGGCGGGAGTGACGCGGGTAAGCGTAAACCCGCAGACGATGCAGGAAAAAACCTTAAAACTTATTGGACGAAACCACACCGTCCGCGATATAATAGTAATGTTTAGGAAAATACGCTCTGCCGCTATCCCGGTTATTAACATGGACATAATCGCCGGCCTGCCGGAGGAGACCGAACAGGATATGGCCGCAACAATGGCGAGTATCGCCGCGCTTGCGCCCGACAATATCACCGTCCACACCCTGGCAATCAAACGGGGGTCGCGCCTGGCCGCCGGCCAGGAGGACGTGACGTTGCCGGACGAGCGCACGACCGCCGCCATGCTTGCCATCGCCGCCGACGGGGCCGGCAGCCTGGGACTTGTGCCGTATTACCTCTACCGCCAGAAGCACATGACCGGCAATCTGGAGAATGTCGGCTACGCCCGTCCCGGCGCGGAATGCCTCTACAACATCCAGATCATCGAGGAACGGCAGACAATCATCGGTGTGGGTCCTGCGGCCGCCACCAAGGCGGTTGCCGCCGACCACCGCCTCGACAGCAGCTACAACCCCAAAGACGTCGACACTTATATCGCCAACATCAACCACTACATACGGCGGCGGGAGGCTCTCATCGCCGCGTTGTTCAGCCGCTAA
- the hisS gene encoding histidine--tRNA ligase, with product MEISAPRGTKDILPDSSSHWQYVEKTAREVCRDYGYQEIRTPVFEHTELFLRGIGETTDIVQKEMYTFTDKGGRSITLRPENTAGTVRAYLEHKLYGENQPAKLYYIGPMFRYDKPQAGRFRQFHQFGIEAVGSAGPIVDAEIIMAAVEFFTRLGLKDLNLFINSVGCPKCRPVYRAKIQDALRGSLGEFCEDCRSRFDRNPMRILDCKNERCQQLSKDAPQLSDCLCDECRDHFAGLQAVLTAAGVDYKLNPRLVRGLDYYTKTAFEIQYPPLGAQSAVCGGGRYDGLIEEIGGNPTPAIGYAIGLERVLLALEKQQLLPTADRGIAVFVAAFDDKTRVLAFKLATELRRAGLACELDYLGRGLKAQLKQANRYPARFVAIIGEEEAAQNKVALKNMQTGEQQLVDAGQVEQKIRAGMED from the coding sequence ATGGAGATTTCCGCTCCACGGGGCACGAAAGATATATTGCCGGACAGCAGCAGCCACTGGCAGTACGTGGAAAAGACGGCCAGGGAAGTGTGCCGCGACTATGGCTACCAGGAAATCCGCACGCCGGTGTTCGAACACACCGAGCTTTTCCTGCGGGGCATCGGCGAGACGACCGACATCGTCCAGAAGGAAATGTACACCTTCACCGACAAAGGCGGCCGGAGCATCACGCTGAGGCCGGAGAACACCGCCGGCACTGTCCGCGCTTACCTCGAACACAAGCTGTACGGCGAAAACCAGCCGGCCAAGCTGTATTATATCGGCCCGATGTTCCGTTACGACAAGCCCCAGGCCGGCCGGTTCCGTCAGTTCCACCAGTTCGGCATCGAGGCGGTCGGCTCCGCCGGCCCGATTGTCGACGCCGAGATCATCATGGCGGCGGTCGAGTTCTTTACCAGGCTGGGCCTCAAAGACCTCAACCTGTTCATCAACTCGGTCGGCTGTCCCAAGTGCCGCCCGGTTTACCGCGCCAAGATCCAGGACGCCCTTAGAGGGAGCCTCGGCGAATTCTGCGAGGATTGCCGGTCCCGTTTCGACCGCAACCCGATGCGCATCCTCGACTGCAAGAACGAAAGGTGCCAGCAGCTTTCCAAGGATGCGCCCCAACTGAGCGACTGCCTCTGCGACGAGTGCCGGGACCACTTCGCCGGCCTGCAGGCCGTGCTGACCGCCGCCGGCGTCGACTATAAGCTCAACCCGCGGCTGGTGCGCGGCCTCGACTACTACACCAAGACGGCCTTCGAAATACAGTACCCGCCGCTCGGCGCCCAGAGCGCCGTGTGCGGCGGCGGCCGCTACGACGGGCTGATCGAGGAGATCGGCGGCAACCCGACGCCGGCCATCGGTTACGCCATCGGTCTGGAAAGGGTCCTCCTGGCGCTTGAAAAGCAGCAACTGCTGCCGACGGCAGACAGGGGCATCGCGGTATTCGTGGCGGCGTTCGACGACAAGACGCGCGTGCTGGCCTTCAAGCTGGCGACCGAGCTACGGCGGGCAGGCCTCGCCTGCGAGCTGGACTATCTCGGCCGCGGGCTCAAGGCCCAGCTCAAACAAGCCAACCGCTACCCGGCCCGCTTCGTGGCCATCATCGGCGAGGAGGAAGCGGCTCAGAATAAAGTCGCGCTAAAGAATATGCAGACCGGCGAGCAACAATTGGTGGACGCCGGGCAGGTGGAACAGAAGATACGCGCGGGGATGGAGGACTAA
- the aspS gene encoding aspartate--tRNA ligase has product MDSLLGLKRTHSCGELTKQHAGQEVVLCGWMARRRDHGGLIFVDLRDRTGMVQLVFSPDIDPAAFHKAEAVRTEYVLAVRGTVRMRDTDTVNANMATGEIEVTGAELRILNAAKTPPFYIQDDVDVDEVLKLKYRYLDLRRPEMQHNLILRHRVAKLMRDFLDRQGFIEVETPMLTKSTPEGARDYLVPSRVNPGKFYALPQSPQIFKQLLMVAGYERYFQIARCFRDEDLRADRQPEFTQLDIEMSFIDREEVLTMMENMVAYLFKEAIGADVPTPFPRLGYDEAMDKYGSDKPDLRFGMEMIDLTEAVRGSDFKVFENVLAAGGKVKAINVKGYAAIPRRELDGLVEYVGQYGGKGLAWMCYTGEGIKSQITKFFSEATIAKVTAAAAAEEGDLLLIMADAPATLNPVLGQLRLEMGRRQSLIVANKLAFAWVLDFPMFEYDPEDKRWVAMHHPFTSPRDEDVAYLDSDPGRIRAKAYDMVLNGTELGGGSIRIYQRDLQEKVFKAIGLADEEATEQFGFLLEAFEYGTPPHGGIAFGLDRMVMLMAGRPSIRDVIAFPKTQSATDIMSQAPSAVSPRQLKDLAVKLDIVVKK; this is encoded by the coding sequence ATGGACTCGCTTCTTGGTTTGAAACGCACCCATAGCTGTGGTGAACTGACAAAACAACACGCCGGCCAGGAGGTCGTGCTGTGCGGCTGGATGGCCCGCCGCCGCGATCACGGCGGCCTGATTTTCGTCGACCTCAGGGACCGCACTGGAATGGTACAACTGGTATTCTCGCCCGACATCGACCCCGCCGCTTTCCACAAGGCGGAGGCCGTCCGCACCGAATACGTGCTGGCGGTTCGCGGCACCGTGCGAATGCGCGACACCGACACCGTCAACGCCAACATGGCGACCGGCGAAATCGAAGTCACCGGCGCAGAGCTGCGCATCCTCAACGCGGCCAAGACGCCGCCCTTCTATATCCAGGACGATGTCGACGTGGACGAGGTCCTCAAGCTCAAATACCGCTACCTCGACCTTCGCCGTCCCGAGATGCAGCACAACCTCATTCTCCGCCACCGGGTCGCCAAGCTGATGCGGGACTTTCTCGACCGCCAGGGTTTCATCGAGGTCGAGACGCCGATGCTGACGAAAAGCACTCCCGAGGGTGCGCGGGACTACCTGGTGCCCAGCCGGGTAAACCCCGGCAAGTTTTACGCGCTGCCCCAGTCGCCGCAGATTTTCAAGCAACTGCTGATGGTGGCCGGCTACGAACGCTACTTCCAGATCGCCCGCTGCTTCCGCGACGAGGACCTCCGCGCCGACCGGCAGCCGGAGTTTACTCAGCTCGATATCGAAATGTCCTTCATCGACCGCGAGGAAGTGCTGACGATGATGGAGAACATGGTCGCCTACCTGTTCAAGGAAGCCATCGGCGCCGACGTGCCGACGCCATTCCCGCGGCTCGGCTACGACGAAGCGATGGACAAGTATGGCTCGGACAAGCCTGACCTGAGATTCGGCATGGAAATGATCGACCTCACCGAAGCTGTGCGCGGCTCGGACTTCAAAGTATTCGAGAATGTCCTCGCCGCCGGCGGCAAGGTCAAAGCCATCAATGTGAAAGGCTACGCCGCCATCCCCCGCCGCGAGCTGGACGGCCTGGTGGAATACGTCGGCCAGTACGGCGGCAAAGGCCTGGCCTGGATGTGCTATACCGGCGAGGGCATAAAGTCGCAGATCACCAAATTCTTCAGCGAAGCGACGATTGCCAAGGTGACGGCCGCCGCCGCCGCCGAGGAAGGCGACCTGCTGCTCATCATGGCCGACGCGCCCGCGACCCTCAACCCCGTTCTTGGCCAGCTCCGCTTGGAGATGGGCCGCCGCCAGAGCCTCATCGTCGCCAACAAGCTGGCCTTCGCGTGGGTCCTCGATTTCCCGATGTTCGAATACGACCCGGAAGACAAGCGCTGGGTGGCTATGCACCATCCGTTCACCTCGCCCCGCGACGAGGATGTCGCCTACCTGGACAGCGACCCCGGCCGCATCAGGGCCAAAGCCTACGATATGGTCCTCAACGGCACCGAGCTGGGCGGCGGCAGCATCCGTATCTACCAGCGCGACCTGCAGGAAAAGGTCTTCAAGGCTATCGGCCTTGCGGACGAGGAAGCGACCGAGCAGTTCGGCTTCCTGCTGGAGGCGTTCGAATACGGCACTCCTCCCCACGGCGGCATCGCCTTCGGCCTCGACCGGATGGTGATGCTGATGGCGGGCCGGCCTTCGATCCGCGACGTCATCGCCTTCCCCAAGACGCAAAGCGCCACCGACATCATGTCCCAGGCGCCGTCGGCGGTTTCGCCCCGCCAGCTAAAGGATCTCGCCGTCAAGCTGGATATCGTGGTCAAAAAATAA
- a CDS encoding GntG family PLP-dependent aldolase, whose amino-acid sequence MRVVDLRSDTVTMPTEEMRQAMFRADVGDDVYREDPTVTALEELGAAMLGKEAGLFLTSGTMGNQVAAMAHTKKSDEIICEMESHIYYYEVAGLACLSGAQVRPVIGDRGIMTAAAIRDAIRGVDVHAPDTGLICLENTHNRAGGTCYPLAELAAIRKLADEFRIPVHMDGARIFNAAVAQGVPAEEIARHADTVQFCLSKGLAAPVGSLLVGPRSYIEKARRFRKMLGGGMRQAGIIAAAGVVALKTMVGRLAEDHANARALGEAIAAGGYTIDMGTVQTNIVIFSMDGLKTDAPAFVARLKDFGVKANAFGDRRVRMVTHFGIDRADIDYTIDVLTKLKQECQAV is encoded by the coding sequence GTGCGAGTAGTCGATTTGCGCAGCGATACCGTGACGATGCCGACCGAGGAGATGAGGCAGGCCATGTTTCGGGCCGATGTCGGCGACGATGTATACCGCGAGGATCCCACCGTCACCGCCCTTGAGGAGCTTGGGGCGGCGATGCTTGGCAAGGAAGCCGGCCTTTTCCTCACCAGCGGGACGATGGGCAACCAGGTGGCGGCGATGGCCCACACCAAGAAGAGTGACGAGATCATTTGCGAGATGGAGTCGCATATTTACTATTACGAGGTTGCCGGGCTGGCCTGTCTGTCCGGCGCTCAGGTGCGGCCGGTCATCGGCGATCGCGGCATAATGACCGCCGCCGCCATCCGGGACGCCATCCGCGGCGTCGATGTGCACGCCCCTGACACCGGTCTCATCTGCCTGGAAAACACCCATAACCGGGCCGGCGGTACCTGCTATCCGCTTGCCGAACTTGCCGCTATCCGCAAGCTGGCCGACGAGTTCCGTATTCCCGTACATATGGACGGGGCCCGTATCTTCAACGCCGCGGTCGCTCAGGGCGTACCCGCGGAAGAGATCGCCCGCCACGCCGATACCGTGCAGTTTTGTCTTTCCAAAGGTCTGGCTGCGCCGGTGGGTTCGCTGCTGGTCGGCCCCCGCTCATACATCGAAAAGGCCCGCCGTTTTCGCAAGATGCTGGGCGGCGGCATGCGGCAGGCCGGCATTATCGCCGCGGCCGGCGTGGTGGCGCTGAAAACGATGGTCGGGCGGCTGGCCGAGGACCATGCCAACGCCAGAGCGCTTGGCGAGGCAATTGCCGCCGGCGGCTACACCATCGATATGGGCACAGTGCAGACCAATATCGTCATTTTTTCCATGGACGGCCTGAAAACCGACGCTCCCGCCTTCGTCGCCAGGCTCAAGGACTTCGGCGTCAAGGCCAACGCCTTCGGAGACCGGCGCGTGCGGATGGTGACCCATTTCGGCATCGACCGCGCCGATATCGATTACACCATCGATGTCTTGACCAAGCTAAAGCAGGAGTGCCAGGCAGTTTAG
- a CDS encoding replication-associated recombination protein A → MSLFEEQETGPQPPAPLAVRMRPQTLAEFVGQADLIAPGRFLRRMIDADTVPSMILFGPPGTGKTTLAHIIARETDAQFEQLNAVSAGVADIRRIIDGAQKRLRLLRQRTILFVDEIHRFSKSQQDVLLPFVENGTVTLIGATTENPYFEVNSPLLSRARVFRLLPLGHGEVVSLLAAALADGERGLGKTGIACAPEVLAAIADFTGGDARVALNLLEQAAAMLPEDGPQDITLDLLRSIAGERVIGYDKKGDTHYDVASAFIKSMRGSDPDAALHYLARMLEAGEDVKFIARRIVICAAEDVGNADPQALVVATAAMHAVQFIGLPEARIPLAQAVVYIAAAPKSNAAYAAVDQAMADVREKEGGRVPVHLRDASYKGAKQWGHGKDYKYPHSYPGAYVPQQYLPDELKGAVYYRPSDRGFEAEIARRLRERGNK, encoded by the coding sequence ATGAGCCTTTTCGAGGAACAGGAGACCGGGCCGCAGCCGCCGGCGCCGCTGGCGGTGAGGATGCGCCCGCAGACGCTGGCGGAATTTGTCGGCCAGGCCGATCTCATCGCCCCCGGCCGCTTCCTCCGCCGCATGATCGACGCGGACACCGTGCCGTCGATGATTCTCTTCGGGCCGCCGGGCACTGGCAAGACCACCCTGGCCCACATCATCGCCCGTGAGACCGACGCCCAGTTCGAGCAGCTCAACGCCGTTTCGGCGGGGGTGGCCGACATCCGCCGGATCATCGACGGGGCCCAGAAGCGGCTTAGGTTGCTGCGCCAGCGCACCATCCTGTTCGTCGACGAGATTCACCGTTTCTCAAAGTCGCAGCAGGACGTGCTGCTGCCGTTCGTGGAGAACGGGACCGTTACGCTGATCGGCGCCACGACGGAGAACCCGTATTTCGAGGTCAATTCGCCGCTGCTCTCGCGGGCGCGGGTCTTTCGCCTGCTGCCGCTCGGCCATGGCGAAGTCGTATCCCTCCTTGCCGCCGCTCTGGCCGACGGGGAACGCGGCCTCGGCAAAACCGGCATCGCCTGCGCGCCGGAGGTGCTGGCCGCCATCGCCGATTTTACCGGCGGCGACGCCCGCGTAGCGCTGAATCTGCTGGAACAGGCCGCCGCGATGCTGCCGGAGGACGGCCCGCAGGATATAACCCTCGACCTTTTGCGATCGATCGCCGGCGAACGGGTGATCGGCTACGACAAGAAAGGCGACACCCATTACGACGTGGCGTCGGCTTTCATCAAAAGCATGCGCGGCTCGGACCCCGACGCCGCCCTCCATTACCTGGCCCGAATGCTCGAAGCGGGGGAGGACGTCAAGTTCATCGCCCGCCGGATCGTTATCTGCGCCGCCGAAGATGTCGGCAACGCCGACCCGCAGGCCCTGGTCGTCGCCACAGCGGCCATGCACGCCGTGCAGTTCATCGGCCTGCCCGAGGCCCGCATCCCGCTTGCCCAGGCAGTGGTCTACATCGCGGCCGCCCCGAAGAGCAACGCCGCCTATGCGGCTGTCGACCAGGCCATGGCCGACGTGCGGGAAAAAGAGGGCGGCCGGGTGCCGGTGCACCTGCGGGACGCCAGCTATAAGGGCGCCAAGCAGTGGGGCCACGGCAAGGATTACAAATACCCCCACAGTTACCCCGGCGCTTACGTACCCCAGCAGTACCTGCCGGACGAACTTAAGGGCGCCGTCTATTACCGGCCCAGCGACCGGGGCTTCGAGGCCGAGATCGCCCGCCGGCTGCGCGAGCGGGGCAATAAGTGA
- a CDS encoding Rrf2 family transcriptional regulator: protein MKLSTKGRYGVSAMFDLALHHGQGPISLKSVAQRQGISEHYLEQLMGTLRKAGYVKSVRGAQGGYTLTKAPAEITVGDIIRIMEGPTAPVDCLLADAKDNKYCVRAGHCVTRGVWAKVRDSIDAVLDSITLADLANEDKS, encoded by the coding sequence ATGAAGTTGTCCACCAAAGGACGTTATGGCGTATCCGCCATGTTCGATCTGGCTCTCCACCACGGGCAGGGGCCGATTTCCCTCAAGAGCGTCGCCCAGCGCCAAGGGATTTCCGAGCACTATCTCGAACAACTGATGGGTACGCTGCGTAAAGCCGGCTATGTCAAGAGCGTGCGCGGCGCCCAGGGAGGATACACCCTCACCAAGGCGCCGGCGGAGATTACCGTTGGCGACATCATCCGGATAATGGAGGGGCCGACCGCGCCGGTGGATTGTCTGCTGGCCGACGCCAAGGACAACAAATACTGCGTACGGGCCGGACATTGCGTGACGCGGGGCGTGTGGGCCAAAGTCCGTGACAGCATCGATGCTGTGCTTGATTCGATTACCCTCGCCGACCTGGCGAATGAAGACAAATCATAG